The following proteins are encoded in a genomic region of Periophthalmus magnuspinnatus isolate fPerMag1 chromosome 21, fPerMag1.2.pri, whole genome shotgun sequence:
- the neurod1 gene encoding neurogenic differentiation factor 1, which produces MTRSLQDECEEVCSPDQDQDQDQDQDQEHMEEPRGEDEEGEEEGEEEDPEEEEEDEGEDGDERPKRRGPKKKKMTKARLQRFKIRRMKANARERNRMHGLNDALESLRKVVPCYSKTQKLSKIETLRLAKNYIWALSEILRSGKAPDLMSFVQALCKGLSQPTTNLVAGCLQLNPRTFLPEQGSELPHLAPGPAYTGAYSYQSPGLTPGLPSPPYGTMEPPHIFHQVKGQPYGPLEPFLDPGFDGPLSPPLSVNGNFPPSFKHEGTDYPYGGHYGAVGGTLYGPGGGANTDTIMPFDGHPHERIMNVQMNAIFHDS; this is translated from the exons ATGACGCGCTCACTGCAGGACGAATGTGAGGAGGTGTGcagtccagaccaggaccaggatcagGACCAGGATCAAGACCAGGAGCACATGGAGGAGCCCCGAGGGGAagacgaggagggagaggaggagggagaagaagaagaccccgaggaggaggaggaggacgagggagAGGACGGGGATGAGCGGCCCAAGCGCAGAGGGCCCAAGAAGAAAAAGATGACCAAGGCTCGGCTGCAAAG GTTTAAGATCCGACGTATGAAAGCTAATGCTCGCGAGAGGAACCGGATGCACGGCCTGAATGATGCACTGGAAAGCTTGAGGAAGGTGGTGCCGTGCTACTCCAAGACCCAGAAGCTGTCCAAGATTGAGACTCTGCGCCTGGCCAAGAACTACATCTGGGCCCTCAGCGAGATACTGCGCTCAGGGAAAGCCCCAGACCTCATGAGCTTTGTGCAGGCTCTGTGCAAAG GTCTGTCCCAGCCCACCACTAACCTGGTGGCCGGCTGTCTGCAGCTGAACCCTAGAACCTTCCTTCCGGAGCAGGGTTCAGAGCTGCCTCATCTGGCCCCGGGACCCGCCTACACTGGGGCATACTCGTACCAGAGCCCAGGCCTGACCCCCGGCCTGCCCAGCCCACCTTATGGCACCATGGAGCCTCCACACATCTTCCACCAG gtcaaaggtcaaccgTACGGCCCCCTGGAGCCCTTCCTAGACCCAGGCTTCGATGGTCCTCTCAGCCCCCCCCTCAGTGTCAATGGCAACTTCCCCCCCTCCTTCAAACACGAAGGGACAGATTACCCGTACGGAGGGCACTATGGCGCGGTGGGCGGGACTCTGTACGGGCCAGGGGGCGGCGCCAACACTGACACCATCATGCCCTTTGACGGACATCCGCACGAGCGAATCATGAACGTCCAAATGAATGCCATTTTCCATGACTCATGA